The DNA region TTCGACGAACTGCCGCGGTTTGAACTGCCGCCGCTTGAGGTCGAAGATCAGGTAGCCGACCAGTTGATCCGGCCCGTGATAGGTGGTTTTGCCGCCGCGGTCGATGTCGAAGATGGGGATGTTTTCCTGGACGAAGCGCTCGCGCGGTTCGATCAGGCCGTCGTCGTTGCGTTCGGAGACGCCGCGGGTCACCACCGGGTGGTGCGACAGGAGGAGCAGGTAATCGACGGCCGCGCCGTTTTGCACCTGATCGCGCAGTTCCTGCTGCAAGCGCAGGACTTTTTCGTAATGGGTCAGTCCCAGATAGCTCCACTTGATGGTCATGTCAGCGACTACCTGTATTCGCCTTTCCACCCCAGTTGGCGGATTTTGAGCAGTTCGAAAAACATTCGCGTCGAATCGCGCAACGGATGCACGCGGCTGCTGGGCGAATCGATCCACCGGACCGGCGTTTCGATCGCTTTCAGACCATGGCATTGTGCAATGAACAGCAGCTCGACGTCAAAACCGAATCCCGTCAGGTGCTGCCGCGAGAAAATAATTTGCGCGGCCCGGGCGCTGAACGCCTTGAAGCCGCACTGCGTGTCCTGAAAACCGCGCACCGCCAGCAACCGCACCAAGAGGTTGAAAAAACGGCCCATCCAGACGCGGTGCCACGGCTGGCGGACCACGATGTCGGATTCGGGAAGCGCCCGCGAGCCGAGGCAGACCGCCGCGCCCTGGGCGAACAGCGGCCAGAATTTTTCGATCTGATCGATCGGCGTGGCGCCGTCAGCGTCGAAAAACAGCCGGTATTCGCCGGCCGCCTGCATGACGCCGAAGCGCACCGCGAAACCCTTGCCGCGGTTGCCGCCGTAACCGAGAACGCGCAACGGCACCGGTCCGTTCAGCCGGGCGTGGGCCGTTTCGACCGTCCGGTCCGTGCTGCCGTCGTCGACCACGATTATTTCGGACGCGTAATCGGCCCGGGCCAGATAGGCGATCAGGTCGTCGAGCGTTTTACCGAGCCGCGACTCTTCGTTGTAGGCTGGAATAATGACCGACAATTTCACCGGCCGTTCGTTTGCCATGGGTGTGCCGATACTCAGATATCCGCCAGGATTTGTTTTTTCTTCGCGTCGAATTCTTCCTGGGTGATCAGACCTTGATCGAACAAGGCCTTCAATTTCTGCAATCGTTCGGCGGGTCCGGCTGGGGCCGCCGCGGCCGCGGCGGGGGCCGGGTTCGGTGTTTGCGCCGGCGTCTGCTGCATGCTCTGGGCCATCATCTGCGGCATCATCATGCCCAGGCCCGCGCCCATTCCGGCCGCCATGGCGCCGCCCGCGCCGCCCGGATTGGCGGCGGCCTCACGCATCGCCTTGGCCGACTGGTATTGCATGTACTTGTTCATGTCGCCCAGCGCGCCCATGCTGGCCCGCTCGTTGATGGCTTTTTGCACTTCCTCGGGCGGCGTGATCGCGTTGATGTAAAAATCGATCAGCTCGATCCCGTACTTGGCGAAGTCCTCGGTCATCCGCATTTTGGCGGCGACGCTCAGTTCGTCGTACATCGCGGCTAGTTCGAAGACCGTCTTCAGCGTCTCGCCCAGGATGTCGTTGAGCCGGGAAATCACCACGTCGCGCAGGAAATTGGCGATATCGGCGGTGGCGAAGCGGCCGCGCCCGCCGACCAGCGTGTTGACGAACAGCAGCGGATCCTTGACCCGCATGGTGTAGTTGCCGAAGGCCCGCAACTGTACGTAACCCAGTTCGCTGTCCTTGAACGGCACGGCTTCCTTGGTGCCCCATTTCATTTCGTTGAAAA from Myxococcales bacterium includes:
- a CDS encoding glycosyltransferase family 2 protein, producing the protein MKLSVIIPAYNEESRLGKTLDDLIAYLARADYASEIIVVDDGSTDRTVETAHARLNGPVPLRVLGYGGNRGKGFAVRFGVMQAAGEYRLFFDADGATPIDQIEKFWPLFAQGAAVCLGSRALPESDIVVRQPWHRVWMGRFFNLLVRLLAVRGFQDTQCGFKAFSARAAQIIFSRQHLTGFGFDVELLFIAQCHGLKAIETPVRWIDSPSSRVHPLRDSTRMFFELLKIRQLGWKGEYR
- a CDS encoding SPFH domain-containing protein gives rise to the protein MGLWEVIEYHDPTGQEICHKIPETGSAETRMGSQLVVREYQQAVFFRDGKGLDVLGPGRHTLTSQNVPILAALIGKLFDNKSPFRTEVVFVNQNIFNEMKWGTKEAVPFKDSELGYVQLRAFGNYTMRVKDPLLFVNTLVGGRGRFATADIANFLRDVVISRLNDILGETLKTVFELAAMYDELSVAAKMRMTEDFAKYGIELIDFYINAITPPEEVQKAINERASMGALGDMNKYMQYQSAKAMREAAANPGGAGGAMAAGMGAGLGMMMPQMMAQSMQQTPAQTPNPAPAAAAAAPAGPAERLQKLKALFDQGLITQEEFDAKKKQILADI